The following are from one region of the Bradyrhizobium septentrionale genome:
- a CDS encoding ABC transporter substrate-binding protein, translated as MDGAQPRLHDPRHAVLDQFEIRDQAAEFQPGVKAAYERNPDYVSRDEPSDGTGGGKVVKIGRYEWLSVPDFQIATNALMNDEIDYFEVPPHDHHAMLARAANVELTDYNTLGFSGMCRMNWLVPPFDRPEIRQAVLHAVNQKDWLDTQIGNSDYYKVTPAIFIAGTPFESAVGWSTKADTAKAKELLKQGGYKGEPITILHATDAPIITARGTVTAEALRAIGMNVNLLAMDWGSVVARRAKQSMPAEGGWSLYHSTWASADLINPNGNACVNGKGKNGGFFGWVEDAELERLRDGFARTAAPSDQKALADKIQARAYEVVTHVPTGQYNEPAATRKALKDIVRAPVPLFWNVDKTG; from the coding sequence GTGGACGGCGCGCAACCACGGCTACATGATCCACGACACGCTGTTCTCGACCAATTCGAAATTCGAGATCAAGCCGCGGAGTTCCAGCCCGGCGTCAAGGCCGCTTACGAAAGGAATCCGGACTACGTCTCGCGCGACGAGCCGTCGGACGGCACCGGCGGCGGCAAGGTCGTCAAGATCGGCCGCTACGAATGGCTCAGCGTGCCCGATTTCCAGATCGCAACCAACGCGCTGATGAACGATGAGATCGATTACTTCGAAGTTCCGCCGCACGACCATCATGCGATGCTGGCGCGCGCCGCGAATGTCGAGCTGACTGATTACAACACGCTCGGCTTCTCCGGCATGTGCCGGATGAACTGGCTGGTGCCGCCGTTCGACCGGCCGGAGATCCGCCAGGCCGTGCTGCACGCCGTGAACCAGAAGGATTGGCTCGACACCCAGATCGGCAATTCCGACTACTACAAGGTCACGCCCGCGATCTTCATCGCCGGCACGCCGTTCGAAAGCGCGGTCGGCTGGTCGACCAAAGCCGATACGGCCAAGGCGAAGGAGCTGCTGAAGCAAGGCGGCTACAAGGGCGAGCCGATCACGATCCTGCACGCGACCGACGCGCCGATCATCACGGCGCGCGGCACCGTCACCGCCGAAGCGCTGCGCGCGATCGGGATGAACGTCAACCTGCTGGCGATGGACTGGGGTTCGGTGGTGGCGCGGCGCGCCAAGCAGTCGATGCCGGCCGAGGGCGGCTGGTCGCTCTACCACTCGACCTGGGCCAGCGCCGATTTGATCAATCCGAACGGCAACGCCTGCGTCAACGGCAAGGGCAAGAACGGCGGCTTCTTCGGCTGGGTCGAGGACGCCGAGCTCGAGCGGCTGCGCGACGGCTTTGCCCGCACCGCGGCGCCATCCGACCAGAAGGCGCTCGCCGACAAGATCCAGGCACGCGCCTATGAGGTGGTCACCCACGTCCCGACCGGGCAGTACAATGAGCCGGCCGCGACGCGGAAAGCGCTGAAGGACATCGTCCGCGCGCCGGTGCCGCTGTTCTGGAACGTCGACAAGACCGGTTGA
- a CDS encoding helix-turn-helix transcriptional regulator, which produces MIALLGRPDPATTQAIQFARGILEGSATAFYEVDGNLTLNRFVLSSNVPPSFHDQYLAGMNRLDPLHPRSASNRPIARLSTALDQCATQEAATYRAFAGQCGVADMIEFFFRRNDRIVAGMSVLWAPGCTIPDGSMHIAEKIHDYLEFNLTSRLSSNADEPPRYGLTSREMEVVELLCCGRTNREIGECLSIGLATVKTHLIHIFEKLGVETRSAVVALMSRPH; this is translated from the coding sequence ATGATCGCGCTTCTGGGCCGACCGGATCCGGCGACCACGCAGGCCATTCAGTTCGCGCGCGGCATTCTCGAGGGGTCCGCGACCGCCTTCTACGAGGTCGACGGCAACCTCACCCTCAACCGCTTCGTGCTCAGCAGCAATGTGCCGCCGAGTTTCCACGACCAGTATCTTGCCGGCATGAACCGGCTCGATCCGCTGCATCCGCGCTCCGCGAGCAACCGGCCGATTGCCCGGTTGAGCACAGCCCTCGATCAATGCGCGACCCAGGAGGCGGCGACCTACCGCGCCTTCGCCGGACAGTGCGGCGTCGCCGACATGATCGAGTTCTTCTTCCGCCGCAACGACCGGATCGTGGCCGGAATGAGCGTGCTGTGGGCGCCGGGCTGCACCATTCCCGACGGCAGCATGCACATCGCCGAGAAGATCCACGACTACCTCGAGTTCAACCTGACCAGCCGGCTGTCGTCGAATGCCGACGAGCCGCCGCGCTACGGGCTGACCTCGCGCGAGATGGAGGTCGTCGAGCTGCTGTGCTGCGGCCGGACCAACCGCGAGATCGGCGAGTGCCTGAGCATCGGCCTTGCGACGGTGAAGACGCATTTGATCCATATCTTCGAAAAGCTCGGCGTCGAGACCCGCTCGGCGGTCGTCGCGCTGATGTCACGGCCGCATTAG
- a CDS encoding gamma-glutamyltransferase family protein — translation MRDFMAVGRSVAVAERGMAATSHPQATLAAVEMLKAGGNAVDAAVAAVAVQGVVEPQMTGIGGDCFALVSPRDGEPIALNGSGRTPAGTDAEKFAAGGARDIPPTAPEAVTIPGAIDAWCRLVADHGSRSLEEIFRPAITAAEQGFCVTPRVAEDWRRFRARIEIDANAAAQFLPGGRAPEVGDIRTQPALGLTLRRIAQHGRDAFYAGETADEMVGILRELGGAHSTEDFAAQTSDYVRPISARYHDHDVVECPPNGQGLAALMILRTLAGFDVAALAQADRIHLLAEATKAAYRARDAFFCDPAVSNVDPAAFLAEDYIKTIRSKIDMRHASAPAIWDDIEHRDTVYVTVVDRDLNAVSLINSLFYPFGSGIYAPKSGVLLHNRGWSFRAKPGHPNSLGPRKRPMHTIIPGLLRKDGKTVMSFGVMGGHYQAAGHANLLSNIFDMKMDIQAAAEAPRSFAFDGVLSLETTISPDIRNELRARGHDARLSEEPIGGCQAIRIDHARGVLFGASDHRKDGLALGF, via the coding sequence ATGCGTGATTTCATGGCCGTTGGCCGCTCGGTAGCGGTTGCCGAGCGTGGCATGGCCGCAACCTCGCACCCGCAGGCGACGCTTGCCGCGGTCGAGATGCTCAAGGCCGGCGGCAACGCCGTCGATGCCGCGGTCGCGGCAGTGGCGGTGCAGGGCGTGGTCGAGCCGCAGATGACCGGGATCGGCGGCGATTGCTTTGCGCTGGTTTCGCCAAGGGACGGCGAGCCGATCGCGCTGAACGGCTCGGGCCGCACGCCTGCTGGTACCGATGCGGAGAAATTTGCCGCGGGCGGCGCACGCGACATTCCGCCGACTGCGCCGGAGGCGGTGACGATACCTGGCGCGATCGATGCATGGTGCCGGCTGGTCGCGGACCACGGCAGCAGGTCACTGGAGGAGATCTTCCGGCCGGCGATCACAGCCGCCGAGCAGGGCTTTTGTGTCACGCCGCGCGTCGCCGAGGACTGGCGCCGCTTCCGGGCCCGGATCGAGATCGACGCCAATGCGGCGGCGCAGTTTCTTCCCGGCGGCAGGGCACCGGAGGTTGGCGACATCCGTACCCAACCTGCGCTCGGCCTTACCTTGCGCCGGATCGCGCAACACGGGCGCGACGCCTTTTACGCGGGCGAGACCGCCGACGAGATGGTGGGCATCTTGCGCGAGCTGGGCGGGGCGCACAGCACCGAGGATTTTGCGGCACAGACCTCGGACTATGTGCGCCCGATCTCGGCGCGCTATCACGATCACGATGTGGTCGAGTGTCCGCCGAACGGGCAGGGGCTCGCGGCGCTGATGATCCTGCGGACGCTCGCGGGCTTCGACGTCGCAGCGCTGGCGCAGGCCGATCGCATCCATCTGCTCGCCGAGGCCACCAAGGCCGCTTACCGGGCGCGCGACGCCTTCTTCTGCGATCCCGCCGTCAGCAACGTCGATCCGGCCGCATTTCTTGCTGAAGACTATATCAAGACGATCCGCAGCAAGATCGACATGCGCCATGCCTCCGCGCCCGCGATCTGGGATGACATCGAGCACCGCGACACCGTTTATGTCACGGTGGTCGACCGCGACCTCAATGCGGTCTCGCTGATCAACTCGCTGTTCTATCCGTTCGGCAGCGGCATCTACGCGCCGAAGTCGGGCGTCCTGCTGCACAACCGCGGCTGGAGCTTTCGCGCCAAGCCCGGACATCCCAATTCGCTCGGCCCGCGCAAGCGCCCGATGCACACGATCATCCCGGGCCTGCTCCGCAAGGACGGCAAGACCGTGATGTCGTTCGGCGTGATGGGCGGGCATTACCAGGCGGCGGGCCATGCCAATCTGCTGTCGAACATTTTTGACATGAAGATGGACATCCAGGCGGCGGCCGAGGCGCCGCGCTCCTTTGCCTTCGACGGCGTGCTGTCGCTGGAGACGACGATTTCGCCTGATATCCGCAACGAGCTGCGCGCCCGCGGCCACGATGCGCGCCTCTCCGAGGAGCCGATCGGCGGCTGCCAGGCGATCCGCATCGACCATGCGCGCGGGGTGCTGTTCGGAGCCTCCGACCACCGCAAGGACGGGCTGGCGCTGGGCTTCTGA
- a CDS encoding helix-turn-helix domain-containing protein, with amino-acid sequence MAAISEAESGRVIGVSVGESADAAEHAGRFGGWKLRMDQVSSGRFAGRLVRIRLESLEIVRETTTQALIKQGTAWPDALVFSLPLAASSDGHFNGRSLAFPDVLLNDGVDLPPLVTPTLLDVVSIAIARDHLASSLDALGETQSADLVSGYRQPHHSFGGPGLPALQQGFREICDPGHQLETAIRFCRTRASLQDIVVGALAEILSKTSRAEVRAATAQQRLVDRVSDYMFAHVDDPPNIADLCRIAGVSRRTLQACFRDALGLTPSQYLRTLRLNAVRRELRALAAAGRPISIGDVAARWGFWHWSRFTENYRLLFGELPSRTVQNVLSAPR; translated from the coding sequence ATGGCAGCGATTTCCGAAGCAGAGTCTGGCAGGGTAATCGGCGTGTCGGTGGGGGAGTCCGCCGACGCGGCGGAGCATGCCGGCCGGTTCGGCGGCTGGAAGCTGCGCATGGATCAGGTGTCGTCGGGACGGTTCGCCGGACGTCTGGTGAGGATCCGGCTCGAGAGCCTTGAGATCGTCAGGGAGACCACGACGCAAGCGCTGATCAAGCAAGGTACGGCGTGGCCGGATGCGCTGGTGTTCAGCCTGCCGCTGGCGGCGTCAAGCGACGGACATTTCAACGGCCGCTCCCTGGCGTTTCCCGATGTACTGCTCAACGACGGCGTCGATCTGCCGCCGCTGGTGACACCGACCCTGCTGGACGTTGTATCGATTGCGATCGCGCGCGATCATCTTGCGTCATCGCTGGACGCGCTCGGCGAGACGCAGTCGGCGGACCTCGTTTCCGGCTATCGGCAACCGCACCATTCATTCGGTGGGCCGGGATTGCCGGCGCTCCAACAGGGTTTTCGCGAGATCTGCGATCCAGGCCATCAGCTCGAGACGGCGATAAGGTTTTGTCGCACGCGCGCATCGCTCCAGGATATCGTGGTCGGCGCGCTCGCCGAAATCCTGTCGAAGACGTCAAGGGCCGAGGTCAGGGCGGCGACCGCCCAACAGAGACTGGTCGATCGCGTCAGCGACTACATGTTCGCGCATGTCGACGATCCGCCCAACATCGCCGATTTGTGCCGCATCGCCGGTGTAAGCCGCAGGACGTTGCAGGCCTGCTTTCGGGATGCGCTCGGTCTCACGCCGTCGCAATATCTGCGGACGCTGCGGCTGAACGCCGTGCGCCGCGAGTTGCGTGCGCTTGCTGCGGCGGGCCGGCCGATTTCGATCGGCGACGTGGCGGCGCGGTGGGGTTTCTGGCACTGGAGCCGCTTCACCGAAAACTATCGGTTGCTGTTTGGCGAATTGCCCTCACGCACCGTTCAGAACGTGCTTTCCGCCCCACGCTAG
- a CDS encoding SphA family protein, translating to MNFNGRVTAAALAVTAAGMTSANAFEFGYAGWAQKPGITLGGGTAGAPPPGLYSFNQVFTYQSNIVGPGAPNVGGVATPVHAAVEASGLLWVPGWTFLGATYDAVIVQPWIMADVGSPVNIQQVGMHNTYIVPAELSWKLGDSGFFIKTGLGIYVPNGSISGPAGLSNVGNPWWTFQPEFVVSYLKDGWNLTANLFQEINTSSSISGYRSGDVLHAEFTATKTIGNWTIGPIAYYAGQVTSDTSSAFYNGAINVNRYNIWAGGGLVGYNFGPAALTVWATHEFSSNASGGTAGPPGIDTASITKGYSVFANLSFRLWAPDEPATPPKRPMFTK from the coding sequence ATGAACTTCAACGGACGAGTTACGGCCGCGGCGCTTGCCGTGACAGCGGCGGGCATGACATCAGCCAACGCATTCGAGTTCGGTTACGCGGGTTGGGCGCAGAAGCCGGGCATCACGCTCGGCGGTGGAACGGCCGGCGCGCCGCCGCCCGGGCTGTACAGCTTCAATCAGGTCTTCACCTATCAATCGAACATTGTCGGGCCCGGCGCGCCGAATGTCGGTGGCGTGGCGACGCCGGTCCATGCGGCCGTCGAGGCGTCGGGCTTGCTGTGGGTGCCGGGCTGGACATTCCTCGGCGCAACCTATGATGCGGTCATCGTGCAGCCCTGGATCATGGCCGACGTCGGCTCGCCGGTGAACATCCAGCAGGTCGGCATGCACAACACCTACATTGTGCCGGCCGAACTGAGCTGGAAGCTCGGCGACAGCGGCTTCTTCATCAAGACGGGCCTCGGCATCTACGTGCCGAATGGCTCGATCAGCGGCCCGGCCGGCTTGAGCAACGTCGGCAATCCCTGGTGGACGTTTCAGCCCGAGTTCGTGGTGTCCTACCTGAAGGACGGCTGGAATCTGACGGCGAACCTGTTTCAGGAGATCAATACCAGCAGTTCGATCAGCGGCTATCGCTCCGGCGACGTCCTCCACGCCGAGTTCACCGCCACCAAGACGATCGGCAACTGGACCATCGGTCCCATCGCCTATTACGCGGGGCAGGTCACCAGCGACACGTCGAGCGCGTTCTATAACGGCGCGATCAACGTCAACCGGTACAACATCTGGGCCGGTGGCGGCCTCGTTGGCTACAATTTCGGACCGGCCGCGCTGACCGTCTGGGCGACGCATGAGTTCTCCTCGAACGCCTCCGGCGGCACCGCCGGCCCGCCCGGAATTGATACGGCGTCGATCACCAAGGGCTACTCGGTGTTCGCCAACCTGAGCTTCCGTCTCTGGGCACCGGATGAGCCGGCGACGCCGCCGAAGCGGCCGATGTTCACCAAGTAG